The following proteins are encoded in a genomic region of Bernardetia sp. MNP-M8:
- a CDS encoding Uma2 family endonuclease: MKNKIPKPKNEIQYLYEDIKEIAEQFPTDYKWNYEELCNHFPEDLLVKVEIIENSLFVYPSPTLEHQSILENVLVKFHRFIKDDNLGQLLLAPLDVQLDQNNISQPDILFVAKDNRKILGEASIEGAPDLIIEIWLPMESSKIREAKRELYQKNKVTEFWQVYPKRKQVFVEVLNEKGNYQTFSEAEKEGIIKSKVLTGFEINITDIFED, encoded by the coding sequence ATGAAAAATAAAATTCCAAAACCAAAGAATGAAATTCAGTATTTGTACGAAGACATAAAAGAAATTGCAGAGCAGTTTCCTACTGACTATAAGTGGAATTACGAAGAGTTGTGTAATCATTTTCCTGAAGACCTTTTAGTAAAAGTAGAAATTATTGAAAATAGTCTTTTTGTTTATCCAAGTCCTACTCTAGAACATCAAAGTATTTTAGAAAATGTACTCGTAAAATTTCATCGTTTTATCAAAGATGATAATTTAGGACAACTCCTACTTGCTCCTTTAGATGTGCAACTTGACCAAAATAATATTTCACAGCCTGATATTTTGTTTGTTGCGAAAGATAATCGCAAAATTCTAGGAGAAGCAAGTATTGAAGGCGCACCTGATTTAATTATAGAAATTTGGTTGCCAATGGAAAGTTCAAAAATAAGAGAAGCAAAAAGAGAACTTTACCAAAAAAATAAAGTAACAGAGTTTTGGCAGGTTTATCCTAAGAGAAAACAAGTTTTTGTAGAGGTTTTGAATGAAAAAGGAAACTATCAAACCTTTTCAGAAGCAGAAAAAGAAGGAATTATAAAATCGAAGGTATTGACAGGTTTTGAAATAAACATTACAGATATTTTTGAAGATTAA